One part of the Bdellovibrio bacteriovorus genome encodes these proteins:
- a CDS encoding YdeI/OmpD-associated family protein, whose product MSSKNAKVDAFIKSEKKWKDEVQLIRQIALDSGLTEDFKWSLPCYLHGDKNIAIIQNFKDSCALMFFQGSELKDAKKLLKAPGANSQSARRFEFTSVADITKVKAAIRSYIKEAVKISESEVKTEKKPAKMPVMPAELKQALDKNKKLKAAFEKLTPGRRRMYLVHFSSAKQSATRASRVQKCIPKILQGLGLTDR is encoded by the coding sequence ATGAGTTCCAAAAATGCCAAAGTCGATGCCTTTATCAAGTCTGAAAAGAAGTGGAAAGACGAAGTACAGCTTATACGCCAGATTGCTTTGGACAGCGGTTTGACGGAAGACTTCAAATGGAGCCTGCCTTGTTATCTGCATGGGGATAAGAATATTGCCATCATCCAGAATTTTAAAGACTCCTGCGCCCTGATGTTCTTTCAGGGGAGTGAGCTTAAAGATGCCAAAAAACTGCTGAAGGCACCCGGGGCGAACTCTCAGTCTGCCAGACGTTTTGAATTCACCAGCGTGGCAGATATTACGAAAGTGAAGGCGGCCATTCGTTCCTATATCAAGGAAGCCGTCAAGATTTCTGAATCTGAAGTGAAAACCGAAAAGAAGCCGGCAAAGATGCCGGTGATGCCTGCAGAATTGAAACAGGCCCTGGATAAAAACAAGAAGCTGAAAGCGGCTTTTGAAAAACTGACCCCGGGTCGTCGTCGGATGTATTTGGTGCATTTCTCTTCCGCAAAACAATCGGCCACTCGCGCTTCTCGGGTGCAAAAGTGCATTCCAAAGATTTTGCAGGGCTTGGGATTGACGGATCGTTAG
- a CDS encoding MFS transporter gives MPLAIYALMIGAFGIGTTEFVIMGLLPQMAKDLGVSLSSAGLLVSGYALGVAIGAPVLSLLSAKWPKKRALVILMAIFTLGNLICALAPSYSILMIARVLTSFAHGTFFGIGSVLATSLVKPNQRATAIALMFTGLTLANVLGVPFGTWLGQNYGWHATFWAVTAVGPLAMAALIFFVPAQKETGDAAGMGKEISVVMKPQVLLSLLLTVFGFAGVFAVFTYIAPILTDVSGFAVASVSPILLLFGAGLVVGNIVGGKWADKHLNRTLVGTLLLLSLVLFGFTFLMGYKLAALALVTLLGFAGFATVPPLQMRALEHAAEAPTLVSALNIAAFNLGNALGAWAGGVSIDNGNLITTAWTALGISLLATLVAYISGKASAGSVVVKADRSLLGH, from the coding sequence ATGCCTTTAGCAATATACGCACTGATGATCGGAGCGTTTGGAATTGGAACGACTGAATTTGTGATTATGGGATTGTTGCCCCAAATGGCCAAGGACCTGGGGGTGAGTCTTTCGTCAGCGGGACTGCTGGTTAGCGGTTATGCCCTGGGGGTGGCGATCGGGGCACCCGTGCTGTCACTGCTTTCTGCGAAGTGGCCAAAGAAGCGCGCTCTGGTGATTTTGATGGCGATCTTCACTCTGGGGAATCTGATTTGCGCCCTGGCGCCCAGTTATTCCATCTTGATGATCGCGCGGGTGTTAACATCCTTTGCGCACGGAACATTCTTTGGAATCGGATCAGTGCTTGCCACCAGTCTTGTAAAACCAAATCAAAGGGCCACGGCGATTGCTTTGATGTTTACCGGGCTGACCCTGGCGAACGTTTTGGGAGTTCCCTTTGGCACCTGGCTTGGTCAAAATTACGGATGGCATGCGACATTCTGGGCGGTGACTGCAGTGGGACCTTTGGCGATGGCGGCGTTGATCTTCTTTGTTCCTGCACAGAAAGAAACAGGTGATGCGGCAGGTATGGGTAAAGAAATCAGTGTTGTGATGAAACCGCAGGTTTTGCTAAGTCTGCTGTTGACTGTCTTTGGCTTCGCCGGGGTATTTGCCGTTTTCACTTACATTGCACCTATTCTGACGGACGTATCAGGGTTTGCAGTGGCGTCCGTTTCACCGATTCTGTTGCTGTTTGGTGCGGGGCTGGTCGTGGGAAATATTGTCGGTGGCAAGTGGGCGGATAAACACCTGAACCGCACTTTGGTGGGAACTCTGTTGTTGCTGTCTCTGGTTTTATTCGGGTTCACTTTCCTGATGGGTTATAAGCTGGCGGCATTGGCTTTGGTCACTCTGCTGGGCTTTGCTGGTTTTGCGACCGTTCCACCACTGCAAATGCGGGCGCTGGAACATGCGGCGGAAGCTCCGACCTTGGTGTCCGCTCTTAACATTGCTGCCTTCAATCTGGGTAATGCGCTAGGTGCCTGGGCAGGGGGAGTTTCCATCGATAATGGAAATCTGATAACGACAGCCTGGACGGCGCTGGGTATTTCATTGCTGGCCACACTGGTTGCTTACATCAGCGGAAAAGCAAGTGCGGGTTCGGTGGTGGTGAAGGCTGATCGAAGCCTGCTGGGACACTGA